The sequence TGACTTGACAGCTTTCAAATTGCCAAGTCACAGGTAGATGAACATATATACGGATCTTTGGACTGAAGAAGGAGAATTACCTGCACAATGCTCGTCCCTTCTCTGTTGTGCTAGCAACAAACCATATCTTCCGTAAAATTGGTGATTCAAATTGTACAAAGAACCCATCACTCTGGTCAAGCTTCCATTTTCTTGATCCTTGACCTTTCCAGACCTGCATATGACACGGGTCATGTTAGTCTcatcttgtactccctctgtaaagtagtgatctaaacgctcttatatttctttacggagggagtacattctaGCACCAAAGATATCAAGGATGAAACAAACTGAATACCGGTTCAAGGGATGCAACATCAACACTATAGAAATGCAGATCACACCAACACAGAGAAGAGGTGAATCGAACCTGTGGATAGGAGATGATGCTCTTAGGTGCTACCATACAGGCAGCCTTTGAAAAAGACTCCTCAGAGTATTGCCGCAAATATGCGAAGCAACTGCCATGGGTATGGGGTGACTCAAAGGCCTACCAGAAAAGAGAGCACATAAGTGTTGATAAGTCGAAAATTTGGGATATAAGTTATAATGGTAAAGAAACAAATAGATATCTAAAAAAAAAAACTGAtccttagtactccctccattcacttttataagaccttgtaGACATTTAAGACAGCACCTAAAACAGTTCAATTTCAGCTGTCTTAAACGACTTACAaaaatgaacagagggagtaccataAAACTTAAGGATTTCCCATTGCTTATGCACCGTATAAGTTTGAGAAGCAGCAAACAAAGAGTCCTGAAGCAGCATAATACCTTCTCAATGTTAACCACTGGGGCATATTTTTCAGTGTCAGTCTTCTGATCATCAAGAAGAAAATCGACCTTAGCATCCACCTTTCCTGTGTCATGCCAAACCTTTATCGCTGATTCAATCACACTGATAACAAATGAGAATATATTTTGTCCCATTTTTGCATCTCCATACTTTGTAACCTGCAATGGAAATACATAAATCATGAAACATACATGACAGGCCATGTTTTGTACACAACAGATGTCAATATCTTCTGTAATTTATGCGACAATCAAACTCATAACATTAAATATTTTATGCAGGTGATATAATCTACAACGTGCATCTGTATACATATTCGAATTTTGAGAAGAGCATTCAAGTGCATCTGAATTGGAATGCTAAAAGTGTAAAAACATGAAATTAAATAAAAAGGAATTGAAAAAACTATTCATGGGCTGCCTTGCTGATAAAACTTCTTGGTTCCTGTTTCTGCACTTTTATGAGGGTAGCAATTGCTGCAATAAAAAAACTCACCAGCTCCTTTTTCAATGACTGCAAGTTCTTCCCAATGTCAATATTGGAACGCAGGTTCTCCACATCAACAGCTCGCTTCTGTTCCCTTGCTAACTGAGTAAGCCTCTTGATCTTTCTCGCGACTTCTGTATTTTGTGGATTGTGCTGCAAAGCTATTTGAAAAGCAGATATTGCCTGCATGAGAACATAACGTAACATAATCTTAGTTATGAAATTAACACTGGTTCATCTCAATACAGAAATATACAGTTTGAGCAGATATTTTCCAGATTTCGGTCAGATAAGGAGAACATGGGCCATAGTTAAACAATTTGGCCACAAAAAACAGGCTTCGTAAGTGGATGCATGCAAACAGCAACAATAAAGGAATGCCATTGTATGGTTCATATAAAACCTCAACACAAAATAATCACATTCAAGAACAAGATGCATCTTATATTTTTTGGAACAATAGCATGTATAACGTAATATAGTGAAATAGACAACATTTTCAAAAAGCTTAAGACCTTGGTTCACCCATTATTTATCAATTTCACTACAAAGAGTATCAACTGA comes from Triticum aestivum cultivar Chinese Spring chromosome 5B, IWGSC CS RefSeq v2.1, whole genome shotgun sequence and encodes:
- the LOC123110460 gene encoding serine/threonine-protein phosphatase 5; the protein is MADGGGGRAAELKDQGNEHFKSGNYLKAAALYTQAIKLDSDNPTLYSNRAAAFLQLVKLNKALADAETTIKLKPEWEKGYFRKGCVLEAMEQYEEAISAFQIALQHNPQNTEVARKIKRLTQLAREQKRAVDVENLRSNIDIGKNLQSLKKELVTKYGDAKMGQNIFSFVISVIESAIKVWHDTGKVDAKVDFLLDDQKTDTEKYAPVVNIEKAFESPHTHGSCFAYLRQYSEESFSKAACMVAPKSIISYPQVWKGQGSRKWKLDQSDGFFVQFESPILRKIWFVASTTEKGRALCRSPEPLDITIHEILPRIFKENEATA